The following are encoded in a window of Candidatus Microthrix parvicella Bio17-1 genomic DNA:
- a CDS encoding acyl-CoA dehydrogenase family protein, producing the protein MTDADAAKVETALDALLADHDPKAEGYEEFRGHQFDAGLAWVQYPEGNGGLGVAPQLQRNVNRRLAEAGAPPMDLSMFFIALAGPTIVTHGDEAVKQRFLRPMFTGEEKWCQLFSEPGAGSDFAGLGCKAVKDGDEWVINGQKVWNTLAHIADWGMLVARTDPSVRKHRGMTYFALDMHAPGVDVQPLRQITGEAEFNEVFMTDAIIPDAHRIGAEGEGWRAALTTLMNERTAIGGSGGGGSAPKAGTGPIAELITAYSDHADTLSAAARDEVMQLYVRADVLRLTNFRASQAAKAGNPGPEGSVGKAVSAVLNQEITEAVLDMMGPAGQVGYDFTFRRPTIAALTGGTPGHAFLRSQANTIEGGTTNIMKNILGEQVLGLPGEPRSDKDIPWIDVPRG; encoded by the coding sequence ATGACAGACGCAGATGCAGCCAAGGTTGAAACCGCCCTCGACGCCCTGTTGGCGGACCACGATCCGAAGGCTGAGGGGTACGAAGAGTTTCGGGGACACCAGTTTGATGCTGGATTGGCATGGGTGCAGTACCCCGAGGGCAACGGCGGGCTCGGCGTGGCTCCGCAGTTGCAGCGGAATGTGAACAGGCGCCTGGCCGAGGCGGGCGCACCGCCCATGGACCTGTCGATGTTCTTCATCGCGCTGGCCGGCCCAACCATCGTCACCCACGGCGACGAGGCCGTGAAGCAGCGTTTCCTCCGCCCGATGTTCACCGGCGAGGAGAAGTGGTGCCAGCTGTTCTCAGAGCCCGGCGCCGGATCGGACTTCGCTGGGCTTGGCTGCAAAGCGGTCAAGGACGGCGACGAGTGGGTGATCAACGGCCAGAAGGTGTGGAACACCCTGGCCCACATCGCCGACTGGGGCATGTTGGTGGCCCGCACCGACCCCAGCGTGCGCAAGCACCGTGGCATGACCTACTTCGCCCTCGACATGCACGCACCCGGTGTGGATGTGCAGCCGCTGCGCCAGATCACCGGCGAGGCCGAGTTCAACGAGGTCTTCATGACCGACGCGATCATCCCCGATGCCCACCGCATCGGCGCCGAGGGCGAGGGTTGGCGGGCGGCGCTCACCACCCTGATGAACGAGCGCACCGCCATCGGCGGCAGCGGTGGCGGTGGCAGCGCCCCAAAGGCTGGCACCGGGCCGATCGCCGAGCTGATCACCGCCTACTCCGACCATGCCGACACGCTGTCGGCGGCCGCCCGCGACGAGGTGATGCAGCTGTACGTCCGGGCCGACGTGTTGCGCCTGACCAACTTCCGTGCCTCACAGGCCGCCAAGGCGGGCAACCCCGGACCCGAAGGTTCGGTCGGTAAAGCCGTCAGCGCCGTCTTGAACCAGGAGATCACCGAGGCCGTGCTCGACATGATGGGCCCCGCTGGACAGGTGGGCTACGACTTCACCTTCCGCCGCCCCACCATCGCCGCACTCACCGGCGGCACCCCCGGGCATGCGTTCCTTCGGTCCCAGGCCAACACGATCGAGGGTGGCACCACCAACATCATGAAGAACATCCTCGGCGAACAGGTGCTGGGCCTGCCCGGCGAGCCTCGCAGCGACAAGGACATCCCCTGGATCGACGTGCCCCGCGGGTAG
- a CDS encoding SDR family NAD(P)-dependent oxidoreductase translates to MTTLPADHFDADSTTDEVLDGLDLNGRNVVITGTSSGLGIETARALSARGAHVVGVVRNIDKARAALAEAGASEVDLYEADLASLESVRAFTDRYVADGHDRIDVLIANAGIMACPQGSTTDGFELQFGTNHLGHFLLINRLLPLLLNAKAARVVMLSSSGHRFGDVSLDDPNFERTPYDAWMAYGRAKTANVLFAVELDRRYRSQGLRATAVHPGGIVTDLGRHLTDETINALIEARSGAEIKWKNVQQGAATSVWAGFVADADAVGGRYCEDCAVAPVIDDVAHTPGVMGYALDPDTAAGLWTLSEHLVGETSSAGEIQPR, encoded by the coding sequence GTGACGACCCTCCCCGCTGATCATTTCGACGCCGACTCCACCACCGACGAGGTGCTCGATGGTCTCGACCTCAACGGACGCAACGTGGTGATTACCGGCACCTCGTCCGGGCTGGGTATCGAAACCGCCCGAGCGCTCTCAGCACGCGGAGCACACGTCGTCGGTGTGGTGCGCAACATCGACAAGGCGCGTGCCGCCCTTGCCGAGGCGGGCGCCTCCGAGGTTGATCTCTACGAGGCCGACCTGGCCTCGCTGGAGTCGGTTCGGGCGTTCACCGACCGGTATGTCGCCGACGGCCACGACCGCATCGACGTGCTGATCGCCAACGCCGGCATCATGGCCTGCCCGCAGGGCAGCACCACCGACGGGTTCGAGCTGCAGTTTGGTACCAACCACCTGGGGCACTTCCTGCTCATCAACCGCCTGCTGCCGTTGCTGCTCAACGCGAAGGCGGCACGCGTGGTCATGTTGTCCTCGTCCGGGCACAGGTTTGGCGACGTCAGCCTGGACGACCCCAATTTCGAGCGCACCCCGTACGACGCCTGGATGGCGTATGGCCGGGCCAAGACCGCCAACGTGTTGTTTGCCGTCGAGCTCGACCGGCGCTACCGCAGCCAGGGGCTGCGGGCGACGGCGGTGCACCCGGGCGGCATCGTCACCGATCTTGGTCGCCATCTCACCGACGAGACGATCAATGCGCTGATTGAGGCCCGAAGTGGCGCCGAGATCAAGTGGAAGAATGTGCAGCAAGGGGCGGCCACCTCGGTGTGGGCCGGCTTTGTGGCCGACGCCGACGCGGTGGGCGGTCGCTACTGCGAGGATTGCGCCGTGGCTCCGGTGATCGACGATGTGGCACACACGCCGGGCGTGATGGGCTACGCGCTTGACCCGGACACCGCTGCCGGGTTGTGGACCCTGTCCGAACACCTGGTCGGCGAGACGTCTTCTGCGGGTGAGATCCAACCGCGATGA
- a CDS encoding DUF1622 domain-containing protein, whose product MEFTEGMSKVAQAFELVGVGILIVGALLVTWTSVVALIRGQPAYEQSRIRLGRTLLLSLEVLVAADVIKTVAVESTVESVVTLGVLVVVRTVLSLSLDAEVDGIAPWRRKKFEAEQAERGLSELPPHQ is encoded by the coding sequence ATGGAGTTCACTGAAGGGATGTCGAAGGTTGCCCAAGCCTTCGAGTTGGTTGGGGTGGGCATCCTGATCGTCGGCGCCTTGCTGGTTACATGGACCAGCGTCGTTGCACTGATCCGCGGGCAGCCGGCCTACGAGCAGAGCCGGATCCGCCTGGGTCGCACCCTGCTGTTGAGCCTCGAGGTGCTCGTCGCAGCCGACGTGATCAAGACCGTGGCGGTGGAGAGCACGGTCGAGAGCGTGGTCACCCTGGGCGTACTCGTCGTGGTGCGAACCGTGCTGAGCCTGTCGCTCGACGCCGAGGTCGATGGCATCGCTCCGTGGCGCAGAAAGAAGTTCGAGGCCGAGCAGGCTGAGCGGGGGCTGTCCGAGTTGCCACCTCACCAGTAG
- a CDS encoding ATP-binding protein, whose product MLSRSAHQREIAKRLESNPAVALLGARQVGKTTIAHRIAEEWDGETAYFDLERPADLARLTEPELALEPLSGLVILDEIQRRPDLFPVLRGLIDRDPNRHFLILGSAAPELLRQSSETLAGRISHYNLPPLRVDELAAADRLDLNSLWLRGGFPRSYLATDDPISFQWRLDFVRTFVERDLPALGSTVPSATHDRFWHMLSHVHGQVWNGARFASSFGVAATTVRSYLDLLTSALVVTQLKPWHENVSKRQVKSPKVYIADSGLLHALLDLPDRTAVERHPILGASWEGFVIDQLASITGSRPDQRYFWATHAGAELDLLIVRGAERVGFEVKRTSAPRPTRSLRMAIDTLGLDRTYLVHAGEHTFALTADVEAVSINELATRTDW is encoded by the coding sequence ATGTTGTCGAGATCGGCTCATCAACGAGAGATCGCCAAGCGTTTGGAGTCCAACCCGGCGGTGGCGCTGCTCGGGGCCCGCCAGGTCGGTAAGACCACGATCGCACACCGTATTGCGGAGGAATGGGACGGCGAGACTGCATACTTCGACCTCGAACGACCCGCCGATTTGGCCCGGCTGACCGAACCAGAGTTGGCCCTGGAACCACTGAGCGGGCTGGTGATCCTCGATGAGATCCAGCGGCGCCCCGATCTGTTTCCAGTGCTGCGCGGCCTGATCGACAGAGACCCCAACCGGCACTTCCTCATCCTTGGGAGCGCCGCTCCAGAACTGCTTCGTCAGTCATCGGAGACGCTGGCCGGGCGCATCTCCCACTACAACCTGCCGCCGTTGCGAGTTGATGAACTCGCTGCGGCCGATCGGCTGGACCTCAACTCGCTGTGGCTTCGCGGGGGATTCCCGCGCAGCTACCTCGCAACTGACGACCCGATCAGCTTCCAGTGGCGACTCGATTTCGTCCGCACGTTTGTCGAACGCGACCTGCCGGCACTCGGCAGCACGGTGCCCAGCGCAACGCACGACCGGTTCTGGCACATGTTGTCCCACGTGCACGGGCAGGTCTGGAACGGGGCCAGGTTCGCGTCTTCCTTTGGTGTTGCGGCCACGACGGTGCGCAGCTACCTCGACCTGTTGACGTCGGCACTGGTCGTGACCCAGCTGAAGCCGTGGCACGAAAACGTGTCGAAGCGCCAGGTGAAGTCACCGAAGGTGTACATCGCCGACAGCGGGCTGCTGCACGCGCTGCTGGATCTCCCCGACCGGACTGCTGTTGAACGCCACCCGATCCTTGGTGCGTCGTGGGAGGGTTTCGTGATCGACCAACTGGCCTCGATCACAGGAAGCCGCCCCGACCAGCGCTACTTCTGGGCCACCCACGCCGGAGCCGAACTTGACCTACTCATCGTGCGAGGCGCCGAACGAGTCGGCTTTGAGGTGAAGCGAACCTCCGCACCTCGCCCGACCAGGTCGCTTCGCATGGCGATCGACACGCTCGGCCTCGATCGCACCTACCTCGTGCACGCAGGCGAGCACACCTTTGCGCTGACCGCCGATGTTGAGGCCGTGAGCATCAACGAACTGGCCACGCGAACCGACTGGTAA
- a CDS encoding class I SAM-dependent methyltransferase: MFHAGGASYDLFMGRYSAPLAAEFVDALNPVAGQQVLDVGCGPGALTSALATRLGPAAVAACDPSPGFVDECAKRNPGVEVQVGKAEAIPFTDARFDLAAAQLVLHFVANAPAAADELRRVVRPGGTVAACVWDAEREMDVLRAFWDAVHEVDPDVSDTTRELRFGRPGEIARLFVEADLVDINETTIEVHTTYVDFDEVWTGFQAGIGPAGAHCVALPALQQALLRDRLYEQLGSPPGPITLTAVARSVTAIREVP; encoded by the coding sequence ATGTTTCACGCCGGCGGCGCCTCCTACGACCTCTTCATGGGTCGATACTCCGCCCCGCTGGCGGCTGAATTCGTCGACGCGCTCAACCCGGTCGCCGGCCAGCAGGTCCTCGACGTCGGATGTGGGCCGGGAGCCCTGACCTCGGCGCTGGCCACACGCCTCGGCCCGGCAGCGGTGGCGGCATGCGACCCCTCGCCCGGGTTCGTCGACGAGTGCGCCAAGCGCAACCCGGGCGTCGAGGTGCAGGTCGGCAAGGCCGAGGCCATCCCGTTCACCGACGCCCGGTTCGACCTGGCCGCAGCCCAACTGGTCCTCCACTTCGTTGCAAACGCCCCGGCAGCCGCCGACGAGCTGCGGCGAGTCGTGCGCCCCGGCGGCACCGTCGCCGCCTGCGTGTGGGACGCCGAGCGGGAGATGGACGTGCTGCGAGCATTTTGGGACGCCGTCCACGAGGTCGACCCCGACGTGTCGGACACCACCCGAGAGCTGCGATTCGGCCGTCCCGGCGAGATCGCCAGGCTCTTCGTCGAGGCAGACCTCGTTGACATCAACGAGACCACCATCGAGGTGCACACCACCTACGTCGACTTCGATGAGGTCTGGACCGGTTTCCAGGCGGGTATCGGCCCCGCAGGCGCCCACTGTGTTGCGCTCCCCGCCCTCCAACAAGCATTGCTTCGCGATCGTCTCTACGAGCAGTTGGGGTCGCCCCCCGGCCCGATCACGCTCACAGCCGTTGCCCGCAGCGTCACCGCCATCCGCGAGGTTCCATAG
- a CDS encoding nuclear transport factor 2 family protein: protein MGDSGREIEKLIFAYAEYLDSGDLARVADLFAHGRIQAAPGVVHEGATQVRAMYDDAVRLHADGTPRTKHLITNVAVDIGDDGQTAKACSSYTVLQATDGLPLQAIITGRYHDTFHRVDGEWCFDTREMFVDLTGDLTHHLKFNP, encoded by the coding sequence ATGGGGGACAGCGGACGCGAGATCGAAAAACTCATCTTCGCCTACGCCGAGTACCTCGATTCGGGAGACCTTGCCCGAGTGGCCGATCTGTTCGCCCACGGGCGCATTCAGGCCGCGCCCGGCGTGGTGCACGAGGGTGCCACACAGGTTCGAGCCATGTACGACGACGCAGTCAGGCTGCACGCGGACGGCACCCCTCGCACCAAGCACCTCATCACCAACGTTGCGGTCGACATTGGCGACGATGGCCAGACCGCAAAGGCTTGCTCCTCGTACACGGTGCTTCAGGCCACCGACGGGCTGCCCCTCCAGGCGATCATCACCGGGCGGTACCACGACACCTTTCATCGCGTGGACGGCGAGTGGTGCTTCGACACCCGGGAGATGTTCGTGGACCTCACCGGCGACCTCACCCATCATCTGAAGTTCAACCCGTAG
- a CDS encoding SDR family NAD(P)-dependent oxidoreductase — MNDSGASSSDDDLRAQLLEATALLRRVAGAKDLLAPLSVEERTALLNAAGDVFCGDADERRLRVKARRKAQRAQKIRRDDEVLSETGIRTLRDKPVFTTPNVFPPEGFEQADVDDALFRETVEPQHCYVCKAKYSSVHHFYDQLCPECAQFNFAKRGETADLTGTVALLTGGRVKIGYQAGIKLLRCGAELIVATRFPRDAAARYAAEDDFEDWGDHLEIFGLDLRHTPSVEAFCSHVLNTRDRLDHIVNNACQTVRRPPGFYGHMMEGETAALASLSPEVLALVGAYEGLRRSDMLPADASGVALTAPDGDGPSAGSSGLTRAAELSQVPLLPGDHGGDGDALFPEGRLDQDLQQVDLRDRNSWRLLLHEVSSVELLETQLVNAVAPFVINARLRPLMEATPGAHKHVVNVSAVEGQFYRRFKTTKHPHTNMAKAALNMMTRTSATDFHASGIHMNSVDTGWVSDEDPVDKANEKRAEHRFHPPLDIVDGAARIVDPIIDGANTGTHVWGQFLKDYRPTDW, encoded by the coding sequence GTGAACGACTCGGGCGCATCGAGCAGCGACGACGATCTGCGGGCACAACTACTGGAGGCCACCGCGCTCCTCCGGCGGGTCGCCGGGGCGAAGGACCTGCTGGCACCCCTGTCGGTCGAGGAGCGAACGGCGCTGCTGAACGCTGCGGGCGACGTGTTCTGTGGCGACGCAGATGAGCGGCGGCTTCGGGTGAAGGCCCGACGCAAGGCGCAGCGGGCCCAGAAGATCCGGCGCGACGATGAGGTGCTGTCGGAAACCGGCATCCGCACCCTGCGCGACAAACCCGTGTTCACGACGCCGAATGTGTTCCCCCCGGAGGGGTTCGAGCAGGCAGATGTTGACGACGCGCTGTTTCGCGAGACCGTCGAGCCGCAGCACTGTTACGTGTGCAAGGCGAAGTACTCCTCCGTGCACCACTTCTACGACCAGCTCTGCCCCGAGTGCGCCCAGTTCAACTTTGCCAAGCGTGGTGAGACCGCCGACCTGACGGGCACGGTGGCGTTGCTGACCGGCGGCCGGGTGAAGATCGGTTACCAGGCCGGCATCAAGTTGTTGCGCTGTGGTGCCGAGTTGATCGTGGCCACGCGCTTTCCCCGTGATGCCGCGGCTCGGTACGCAGCCGAGGACGACTTTGAGGACTGGGGCGATCACCTGGAGATCTTTGGCCTCGATCTGCGCCACACCCCCAGCGTCGAGGCGTTCTGCTCCCACGTGCTGAACACTCGGGACCGGCTGGACCACATCGTCAACAACGCCTGTCAGACCGTGCGCCGACCGCCGGGTTTTTACGGGCACATGATGGAGGGCGAAACCGCCGCGCTGGCATCGCTGTCGCCGGAGGTGTTGGCGTTGGTCGGCGCCTACGAGGGGCTGCGCCGCTCTGACATGCTGCCCGCCGATGCATCGGGGGTGGCCCTGACCGCGCCCGACGGTGACGGCCCCTCCGCCGGGTCTTCGGGATTGACGCGGGCCGCCGAACTGTCCCAGGTGCCGCTGCTGCCCGGTGACCACGGCGGGGACGGCGATGCCTTGTTTCCGGAGGGGCGCTTGGACCAGGACCTCCAACAAGTGGACCTGCGTGACCGAAACTCGTGGCGCCTGTTGCTGCACGAGGTGTCGTCGGTGGAACTGCTTGAAACCCAACTGGTGAACGCGGTTGCACCGTTTGTGATCAACGCCCGCCTGCGGCCCCTGATGGAGGCGACCCCGGGCGCCCACAAGCACGTCGTCAACGTGTCGGCGGTCGAGGGCCAGTTCTATCGACGATTCAAAACCACCAAGCACCCACACACCAACATGGCCAAGGCGGCGCTCAACATGATGACCCGCACCTCGGCGACCGACTTCCACGCCTCGGGCATCCACATGAACAGCGTCGACACCGGGTGGGTGTCCGACGAGGACCCGGTGGACAAGGCCAACGAGAAGCGAGCCGAGCACCGCTTTCACCCGCCACTCGACATCGTCGACGGCGCCGCCAGGATCGTCGACCCGATCATCGACGGCGCCAACACCGGCACCCATGTGTGGGGACAGTTCCTCAAGGACTACCGACCCACCGATTGGTGA
- a CDS encoding SDR family NAD(P)-dependent oxidoreductase, producing MERLTNKVALVSGAASGIGAAVVDRMTAEGATVVAADIAEIDDGVTCNVTDPESCAAAIAEALERHDQLDIVVNVAGIGAGGRIEDVTPQEWHRVIQVNLTGTFLLSQAALPALLESRGVIVNMASLAGVRGTPYNAAYSASKGGVIALTKSMAVELASTGVRVNAVCPGAVNTPFLSDYHLPEDADMTLLQRSMSPLGGLVEADEVAAAVAYLASDEAANISGTTLEIDGGASA from the coding sequence ATGGAACGACTGACCAACAAAGTGGCCCTGGTGTCGGGTGCGGCCAGCGGCATCGGCGCCGCCGTGGTCGACCGCATGACAGCCGAGGGTGCCACCGTCGTCGCCGCCGACATCGCTGAGATCGACGACGGCGTCACCTGCAACGTCACCGACCCCGAGTCCTGCGCTGCGGCGATCGCCGAGGCTCTCGAGCGCCACGACCAGCTGGACATCGTCGTCAACGTTGCCGGAATCGGTGCCGGCGGCCGGATCGAGGACGTCACCCCGCAGGAATGGCACAGGGTGATTCAGGTGAATCTCACCGGCACCTTCCTGCTTTCCCAGGCGGCGCTACCTGCGCTGCTCGAATCGAGAGGGGTCATCGTCAACATGGCCTCGCTTGCCGGCGTTCGCGGGACGCCCTACAACGCCGCCTATTCGGCATCGAAGGGCGGGGTCATCGCGCTGACCAAATCGATGGCGGTCGAGCTGGCGTCGACGGGCGTGCGCGTCAACGCCGTATGCCCTGGTGCTGTCAACACCCCGTTTCTCAGCGACTACCACCTGCCCGAGGATGCCGATATGACGCTGCTCCAGCGCTCGATGTCACCTTTGGGGGGATTGGTCGAGGCAGACGAGGTGGCCGCCGCAGTCGCCTACCTGGCCTCGGATGAGGCCGCCAACATCAGCGGCACCACCCTGGAGATCGACGGTGGTGCCAGCGCCTGA